Below is a window of Candidatus Korarchaeota archaeon NZ13-K DNA.
GGGAGCTTCCCCATAGGGTGATGCCCGTGCCCAGGTTCATAGATGAGGAGGTCGCAAGGATAAAGCTCATGTCCATGGGCATAGAGATAGACTCCCTCACGCCGGAGCAGGAGGATTACATCAGAGGCTGGCGGGTCTGAGGATGGAGGAGCTACCCCTAGGCGCTCTTAGAGTGAGGGGATGGAGTGCTGGCTGCGATCTCTGCTGGAAGGGGGCTAAGAGCGTCATCTTCATCACCGGGGAGTGTCCACTCTACTCAAAATGCTTCTACTGCACAATAGCCGATTGGAGGAAGGGGAGGAGGGATCTCGTGATCGTGAACGAGAGGGTGGTCTCGGGCCCCTCGGATGCGCTGGAGGAGGTGAGGGTCAGCTCCTCCCTGGGTGCGGGGATAACGGGAGGGGAGCCCCTCATGGTCCCGGAGAGGGTTTCAAGCTACGTTGGGCTTCTCAAGGAGGCTTTCGGAAAGAGTTTTCACGTGCACGTATACACGAGCTCCATAGGCGTAGATGAGGGGAGCCTCTCCGCGCTTTACGATTCCGGTGTGGATGAGATCAGGTTTCACACATGGGATGAGAGGAATTGGGAGAAGATGAGGCTTGCTGTCTCTATGGGCTTCTCGGTGGGCGCTGAGATCCCATCGGTACCGATGGATCCTTGGATGAAGAGGATCAAGAAGCTCTCAAAATTCTTGGACAGTATCGGTGCCGATTTCCTGAACTTGAACGAGCTTGAGTTCACACCCTCGAACAGGGAGAGACTGCTGAGCATGGGGATGAGGCCGAGAGCGGATGATGAGGTGGCGGTCGAGGGGAGCTCCGAGACCGCCAGGGATGCGCTGGAGTACCTGGAGAGGGAGACGGGGATCATGGGATACTTCTGCCCCGCGGCTCAGAAGGAGTACCAGGTGAGGATGAGGTGGATGAGGAGGGCCGCCAACGTGGCCAAGCGTCACGAGACCCCGACCGATGAGGGGACCCTGGTATACGGAGAGGTCACTGGACCGGAGGAAAAGCTCGCCATGGTGATGCGGAGGTATGGTGGCTCCCTCGAGGATGGGAGACTCCTGATGGATGTCGAGTCATTCGAGAAAGCCCTTAGATTTCTGAAGAGACTTAACCTCGATGGGAGGCTGGTGGAGGTCATGCCCACGGAGGACAGGAGGGTCCTGCAGGTCTACCCCCTGGACTTCATCCTCAGGAGCAAAAGGAGGTTTAGGGGAGGTCGATAAAGCTCAAAGTTCTATCGTCTCATCCACCTCGGGGGCCCTCGCCTTTACCCCCATCCTCTCCTCGAGTTCCAAGGCGAACTCGCTTGTCCTGTCACCGTGGACCACTATCACCTCCTTAGGTCCCAGCTCCCGGATCAGCTTCAGGATGCCCGATCTGCTTGCGTGGGCTGAGAAGTTCAGCTGATTGACTTTCATATTTATCCAGTTCTCCTCCCCTCCTATCTCGATCTTTCCCTCTTCCAGCAATCTCCTTCCCTCCGATCCATCCACCTGATACCCTGTGAGGGTTATCATGCTGTTCTCATCGTCCTTCCTCTCCTTCAGGTAATAGTGCACGGGTCCCCCCTCGAGCATGCCGGACGTCGTGAGGACCACGCTGGGTCTCCTAGAGATCCTCTCCCTCATCCCCCAGTCCTTGACGGGCAGCAGGCTCCTTATGGTCAGCATCATCTCATCGTAGCTCCTCACCCTGTTCGAGAACTCGGCCGTTATCTCGGTGCTCTTCCTAGCCATGCCGTCCAAGAAGAGGTCGCCCCTGAAGCCCCTGGCCCTGAGGGCCATGGCCACCTCCAGGAGCCTGCCTATCGCGAAGCCTGCTATTATCGCGGTACCTCCTGAGCTTATGGTCTCCATCACGGCATCCCTGAGCAGCATCTCCTGTTTATCCCTCGGGGGATGTTCCCTCTTCGCGTAAGTCGACTCAGTGATCACCACATCGACGTCGGGCACGTCATCCAGGCGCGCCGAGGGCATGAGCCTAGACTCCACTGTGTTGAAGTCCCCGGTGTAGAGGATCGATTTGCCATCGTAGCTTATGTGAAACATGGCGCTGCCGGGGATGTGGCCCGCATCTATGGCTGTGACCTCTATGTCCCCCACCTTGAAGGGGACGTTGAACTCTATCTGCCTGAAGCTCTCGAGGAACCTGTTTACATCCCTGGCCCCGTATCCTATCTCATGATCCCTGATCTTAGCGACCTTTATTGTGTCATAGAGCAGGAGCTCAGTGTAGTGCTTTGTCACATCCAAGGCGTATACCGGTACCTCCTTTCCGCTGGCGAAGAGCCTCGGTATTGAGCCCGAGTGATCCAAGTGGGCATGGGAGAGTAGCACGGCATCCACCTCATCAGGCAGCGGGGGGAACTCGGGGTGCTGCTTGGGTATCAGCTTCATCCCATAATCGAGTAGGACCCTCGTTCTGCCGGCCTCAAGCAACAGTGCGCTCTTGCCGACCTCCCTAGTTCCCCCTAGGGCTGTTATCGTCAGCTTGGCCATTCACATCACCTCTCTTTCGGACCTCTTCAGGTCCTTAGCGCGGGTAAACCCCAGCATCCCTTTAAAAAGGTATGACTCGAGCTGCGCTGAGGTGGTTCCATGTCCCAAGTCCCGTTCTCAGAATTCAAGAAGCTGGACATAAGGATAGGGGAGATCTTGGAGGCCGAGAGGATAGAGGGAAGCAGGAAATTGATGAAGTTGGTGGTGGACCTGGGAGGGGAGAGGAGGCAGCTTGTCGCCGGAATAGCGGAGCATTACGATCCCAAGGACTTGGTGGGAAGGCAGATCGTCGTGGTAGTTAACCTTGAGAGGAGGAAGTTCATGGGAGTTGAGTCCCAGGGGATGCTTCTCGCGGCCGTGGTCGATGGAAGGCCCGTGCTGATAGGACCCGAGGAGAGGGTGCCCCCCGGGACCCCCGTGTCCTGAGGTCAGCCTCCCTCTTCCTCAGCCGCCCCTAGGATCCTGTAGACCTCCACCCCCTCATCTCCTATTCTTTTGAAGTCTAAAAGGGCAACTCCCTTCCTCTCAAGCCCCTCCAATATCCTCCTAGCCCTATCCACCGGTAAGTTCAGCTCAGATGAAACGTCCGCTATTGAGACGAATCCCCCCTTCCTCCTAGCGAGCCTTATCACGGCCGCCTCGAGCATCTCCTCACGGGTCTTGGCCTCGCCAACCTTGCCCCGGAGGTAGAGGAGGAGCCCCGCTATCGCGAGCAGCGAGAGCCCCGGCAGCAGGCGCCATGGTTCGTAGACACCAGCTATGATGAAGATCAGCCCGAAAAATATTAGTATTGCCGCTAATGCGTATGAGAGTATGTCCGAGAGGGAGGGCAAGGAATTAACCCCCGACCTCCTCCTTGAGCCTCCTCATCTCCTCCTCCAACTGCGCCTTAAGCTCTATCTTGCCGAGCTCCCTCTCGATCACGTCCTTTTCCTCCGGCTCTAGGAGATC
It encodes the following:
- a CDS encoding radical SAM protein produces the protein MEELPLGALRVRGWSAGCDLCWKGAKSVIFITGECPLYSKCFYCTIADWRKGRRDLVIVNERVVSGPSDALEEVRVSSSLGAGITGGEPLMVPERVSSYVGLLKEAFGKSFHVHVYTSSIGVDEGSLSALYDSGVDEIRFHTWDERNWEKMRLAVSMGFSVGAEIPSVPMDPWMKRIKKLSKFLDSIGADFLNLNELEFTPSNRERLLSMGMRPRADDEVAVEGSSETARDALEYLERETGIMGYFCPAAQKEYQVRMRWMRRAANVAKRHETPTDEGTLVYGEVTGPEEKLAMVMRRYGGSLEDGRLLMDVESFEKALRFLKRLNLDGRLVEVMPTEDRRVLQVYPLDFILRSKRRFRGGR
- the metG gene encoding methionine--tRNA ligase subunit beta, whose protein sequence is MSQVPFSEFKKLDIRIGEILEAERIEGSRKLMKLVVDLGGERRQLVAGIAEHYDPKDLVGRQIVVVVNLERRKFMGVESQGMLLAAVVDGRPVLIGPEERVPPGTPVS
- a CDS encoding MBL fold metallo-hydrolase, which encodes MAKLTITALGGTREVGKSALLLEAGRTRVLLDYGMKLIPKQHPEFPPLPDEVDAVLLSHAHLDHSGSIPRLFASGKEVPVYALDVTKHYTELLLYDTIKVAKIRDHEIGYGARDVNRFLESFRQIEFNVPFKVGDIEVTAIDAGHIPGSAMFHISYDGKSILYTGDFNTVESRLMPSARLDDVPDVDVVITESTYAKREHPPRDKQEMLLRDAVMETISSGGTAIIAGFAIGRLLEVAMALRARGFRGDLFLDGMARKSTEITAEFSNRVRSYDEMMLTIRSLLPVKDWGMRERISRRPSVVLTTSGMLEGGPVHYYLKERKDDENSMITLTGYQVDGSEGRRLLEEGKIEIGGEENWINMKVNQLNFSAHASRSGILKLIRELGPKEVIVVHGDRTSEFALELEERMGVKARAPEVDETIEL